DNA sequence from the Nicotiana tomentosiformis chromosome 3, ASM39032v3, whole genome shotgun sequence genome:
TTGCTATATGAGGTAAAATTTTCTTTGAAACTACTTCTGGGTAAAAGCCATGGGCCTACTAACAAAAAAGCCCAAGTAGCCCATTACGGATAGCCCAATATCCCATCACCAACATGGGCTACAAACCCTAGTAACCCAACCCCTAATCAATCTCGACGTACtgacaaaaaagaaaaataaaatctaACCAACTTCCCCTATATATAAAAATCTCATAAGCATATCTTTGTTTTGCTGTCTCTTCTCTCTTCAACCAATTTTTTTTCGGATTGCACTTTTGCTACACAGTCTGATATAGTGAAAAGCTTAGGCGTTAGATTTTGGATCAGAGAAAATGGCAGAGGAAGAAGTGATGGTGGAAGCAACAACAACAAGCGGCCCGGTTCCATCGGATCATCACAAGAGAAAGCTGGAAGATTTGGAACCTGAAGAAGTCGGGTCGGACTCGAAACCGGAAACGGAGTCGGATTCCGTGCAAAAAGCTGCTGATGAGGAAGATCTTGATGGGTCTGAAGCTAAAAGACCTCGTTTGGAGGATAACAAAGCTAATGGATTAGGTATTAGAGCTAACCCTTGGTAGGATTTAGGTTGTTTTAAAGTTTTGCATTGTGATTTTTGTGCAGTTTCTTGGGTGTTTTTTGGTCGTTATTGGGTTTTTTTTCTTGTACAGAGATAAGGCTGATGATTTTGGTTTATTTTCTTATGTGGTTTGCTTTAAGCCTTGCATTTCTTGGAGTGATTTAACCTTTCAGAGATTTATACGTTTAGGAAATATACAGAACTTCTACGACTTTTTATTTGCATTTTGCAtaatattgcatgatatgagTTTAAATGGGATAACATGGTCACTCagtggcggatccaggattttggGTTCGTGGGTGCTTAACTGTTCTTGACTTACAATTACTATCAATCACATAGTATAAGTGCATAACTAATTGAACATGACGGTCAAAAAAGTTAATAAAAAAACTCGTATTAGTATTATAAATGCGTGTGACGAAAAATGCAACTGGCAAGAATTTATTTTTATGGATTTTGCCACTCTAGAGGAACTATTTGTTTTTAGAAGGGTCGAACTATGgagtttctttctttctttgctATAGAGAATTACTAGGTAAAATACAAAAGGAAATACTTTATAAAAAAGGGGAAGGTAAAATAAAATTCAGGGAAAAAGTAGTCTGGAACGGAAATAAATAAAGTAGTAGTATTGGATAAAAAATGTAGCTACTCGATATAAATTTAAAAAGGATACCTAATGGGGTAAAGGAAGAAAGTAGTAAGTTTCGAGCTCCCACCCCCTTACACTACTAAAGCAGCCACTATCCTTGCTTGACCAAATCACCCATCAGCATTTTTGTTCTCTGGGTGCTTCCGGGTTTAATATATCAAACACCTCAAATTTTCTATATAGCTAATAAAGGCCATGCGGTAAGGTTAATGGGTGCTGAAGCACCCAAATTTAGTATGTAGATCCGCCCATGTGGTCACTGATTCATATAGCTGACCCCAACTTATTTGGGACTGAGGCGTAGTTGATGTTGGGGTGTTGCCTTATGCCTTGCATTATGGTATGTGCAATATTTTAGGTCCTTATGATGTGAAATTATTGTGGTGGAAATTTTTTTTGAGGAACTACTTTTGATCTTTCTGGGAAATACTTGAGAAAGGGAATTGTGTTCTGTGCTGAGCACTTGAAGTGGGCTGTGTAGGAAGAGTGGATATCTGTGTAGTGAATGTTTATAGTGAGTTGATATTTTGTTGAAGAGTTCTCTTAGGGATTTGAATTGTTGTAAAATGTGAGAAATAGCAAAGATTGTGTATGGGAAGTCTGATGTGGTAAAGCTTGCTTCCATCTTTTTACTGTTTTTTCAGCAGCCCAAAATGGTTATGAGGAGAAGATAGAGGAAGAACCGAAAGAAGATGACAATGTGCAGCTGTTAGATGCAGAAAAGAATGATACTCACCCAGAGGTGTCTCAAGAAGTAGCCACAGAAGCTCCCGAATCAGTTAGCGAACAACCTGCTGATGCTGATCAACAAACAGGGGATGTTGAACATTTTGATGCTGAAAAGATTTCCGAGGCAGAAAAGAGTTCACAGGTAGATGAACCATCTAAAGGTGACATTCAGGAGCCTGATGTAGAGAAGAGTACACAGGTCGGTGAGCCGTCTAAAGGTGAAGGTGACATTCAGGAGCCTGATGCAGAGAAGAGCACACAGGTCGATGAGCCGTCTAAAGATGACATTCAGGAGCCATCAGCTGAAGCGCCTGAAACAGAGGGTGTTCAGCTTGATCAAGAGCATCCAGCCTCTGATGATCAAACAATTACACGCAAAATGGAGGTCCCCAATAATAAGGTGATGAGAATTTATGTGAAGTCTGAATTTATATTCTCCTAGTGCGGTAATCAGCTAGGCATGTGGAGAACTCCTGGCATTTCGTAACATAAGCAGCCAGTTTAACAAGCTCTAAAGTATATCAACTGTGTGCTGAATTGAGTCACTTTCATGTGGGAAAATGActttcttttgattttacttGTTAAAGAGTGCAACAGAAACTGATATTTTCTGAGCTACACAAGGTGAAAATTTTAAATCAAGAAAACCTGGTGATAAGAATGTTTGGTCATGATTAAGTGACCGTTGTAGAATTCGCAGTGGATATCATTTGGTCCTCCTGTGTGCTATTTCACCTTGTCTAGCATTTGACTTGAATCTTATAGAGTTCTATGTAAAACTGGTACAGGTTGGGGTTCTTATTGGAAAATCCGGGGATACTATTCGATACCTGCAATACAACTCGGGAGCTAAAATTCAGATAATGCGTGATGCTGATACAGATCCACATGCTGCAACCAGGCCTGTCGAACTGATTGGAACAttagaaaatataaataaagcTGAAAAATTAATAAAGGATGTCATAGCTGAGGTATGTGGTTGGTCTTATGATCATTTCCTTTTGTCATCTTCCCAACTTTTATGGTTCACAATGTTGGCTCTCTAGGCGGATGCGGGTGGTTCTCCTGCACTTGTGGCTAGAGGCTTTGGCACTGTGCAGGCTGTGGTTGGAGAACAGATCGagatacaagttccaaatgagaAGGTTGTATTTCTTACTTGTTCCACTCTCTTTACCTTTCCAAATGAGAAGGTTGTATTTCTTACTTGTTCCACTCTTTACCTTTCGTTCGACTGGGGACTTTGTGGGGGCAGAAGAggttattattttttattctttagTTTCCATGATTGACAAGGGCCTGTCTTCTTCTCTTGCTCTAGGTTGGTTTAATTATTGGAAAAGGTGGGGAAACTATCAAGAGCCTTCAGACAAGATCAGGGGCACGAATTCAGGTACTGATAACCCTATGATTTCTGTTGGCACCTATTTTGTGCAAAGTAGTTTTACTATTAGAGGCAATCAATTCACTTGGTTAAATTATCAAAATTAATGTTCTACTATTTCCGTAGCTGGTTCCACTTCCTTCTGATGGAAAAGAATCTAAAGAAAGAACAGTGCGAGTGACTGGTGATAAAAAGCAAATTGATATGGCAAGAGAGATGATCAAAGAAGTCATGAGTCAGGTTTGTTTGGATGTTCTGCCTTATTCTTTAAGTGCGCTTGTGTGAGGTCCATTTAGGTGTATTCAATGCAGTTTAATATTTCAGATCAGTATTTCTGATATAAGCGTATTTCATTTCATCTATGTTAATGGCCATTTCTTGAACACTTTTTCTATAAGTAACTGTTTCTTGAATACGCATAATTGATACTGTGACATGCTTACAATCGGGTTTGAGCCTGGAATTTTGGACAGAAATATATGTTATAGGAACTATCAGAAATTTCAGATGCAAATCTCGTACTTAAGTAACATAAAGCAATGTGTTCTTTATATAACTTGGTATATTTTGAGCCCCTATGGCTTTACTTTAGTGGCAAGAGCGCAGTGCATGACGTGTGAGTTAGGCATATGTCACAAGCTCAAACTCTGATACGGGAAAAAGCCTAATGATTAAGTTGAGAAGGGTAGATGATGGGCGGCTGCCCTGAGTTTACTCAGTTATCAAAAAATAACTCAGTATAATTTGTTGATGTGCAACATCTGTTGAATTTGATGTATGTGTCATGGACAATCGTGTAGAATGCAATTATGCCTTCCGTTTTCTGTTTAGCAGTTGATTTATTCTTGTATAAAATGACAATTTACAAGTGCAATTAGAAGTTACATGTTAAAGAATAAACGTATTTAGCTGATCTTCTGAAGTAATAGTATGGCTCTTACCAGTAGGAGGGCACCAACGAGTTTTTGGAACATTTGCATGTTTCTTAGTGTCACTAAGGGGGCATAAAGTTCTCTGCTTACAAGGGGTCAGTGTGAAAACTCTCTTAATGGTTTTACTCGAGGCACTTGTTTAGGTAGAATATGGTGCTGTACTACTGCCTTGCTATTCATTGTTTACAAGCTCCAGTTGGTGACTTTGCTAGATCTGAACTGCTGAAGGAATGTATTAATGTACTCTTAGGATTAAATTAATTGCCTATCTTGTAGTGGTTACTCTGTTATGTGTGGTGAGTAGGCGTTTTGCATGAGATGAAGAAAAATGTCACATGTTGGGAGCTTGTTTCTTAGTGAACGTTTATAAAAGTTTGTGTGCCGGGTCAATTGAATACAGTTAAAGAGAATGTTGTGTTGAAATGGGATGTCGGTTGCCGTGATTTATATTTGTCAATGGGTGCCAATTTCGAATTGGTTGGCTTTAAAAATGCAGATTTGGATTTTGTCTTTGACATCGCAGCATTGCGTTGGTGTAGCCATAGACAACTACTATTCACTCTCGACCACCGAAGAGAGGTATCAAGCATTAACCCTCGCCATTGCAGATGTTAATAGTTGGTAAGATTGCTTCGAGACTTAAAAACTAAAAATGATAATAATAGTAAGGTTATTATATTAGAAGAGTACTCTCTGGATACCCTATGCTCTATGCAAGCCACCATGTTGCAGAATGCCATCACTAGTTAAATCATCTTTATTGAGTGTACTATATCCATGATGAAATCTGATCTCATTTTATCTTAAACATAGGAGAACTGAATAGTCGGCCTTTTGACTTGCATTAACACGTGGTGTTTGGAAGTAGTGTGACTACCATGGTATTACACAATTGAATGCAATAAAAAAGATGTTCTTTTATTCAAGACTGGATATTGTTCTGCCTCTTGGATACTATGTGCATGTGATTTTTGAAGATGCTTGATATGTATGTACTAAATGTCAGATGATGGTTTGTTTAGATATCTGAAATAGTATCAAGAAACATCAATCTCTTTTCCTTGATAGTAGTGTTATGGGCGACTCATCTGATCCCATTTTGGCAGTTGTGTTTGATATTTTCTTGAAGCGTCATTAGATTGCTATTTCTGcttttattctttacattttcaTCAATGCTCTTGCTATCTACTATTCACGTTTTATTATAACTCAATGCAAGTACAATCTATGGATCTGTGTATAAGTGTTTTCTTGCAGTTGTCACCCTGCTACAGTTCAAGCATCTACAAATTTCATTTACTTCGTTTCCTGGAAGCTATTCCTGAGCTTTTCTTATATTTATGCTtatattttctgtttaaatctGCAATCATGTGGCTAACTTCTCTAGatgtctttctttttcacaatgGTGTGATAGCCTGTAAGGCCATCAACTCAATCTTCGGGTTATGGTCAGCAGGCATTTCGCCCACGTGGCGGAGCTGCTCCCCCACAATGGGGACCCCGAGGTGGTCATCCTGGGCAGTTTCCAGGTTATGATTACCATCAAAGAGGACAATATTCATCTCGCAGCCCACAATACCCACCTCCTGCCTATGGAAATTATCCTCCACAGCAAGCACCAAGAGGCGGATTTGGTCAGGGTTGGGAGCAAAGGCCTCCAGCCTCTATGCAGGGCCCTCAGTCACAGGTTGGTGTTTATAATTATTAATTGCACTATATAGCCAATGCCTCAGCATTTGCTTCACTCTTTAAAATTATTACTCATGCTTTCTGGTCCTTTAACGGGTCTGCCTTCTCAGGCAAACTACAACTATGGGCAGGCACATGGTCCAGATTATGGCCAGTCATACCCTCATCACCAAGCACAGCATGGACAAGGCTATGGGCATGGATACACTGATGTAAAATATGATCACCAAATGGCACCACAGAATCAGTATGGAGGACATGGAACTTCTCAGCCGACATCTTACCCTCAAAGTGGTGCACATCCCAGCTATGGCACACAAGAACAATACGGTAAACCTCCTTCATATGGTATGCATCCACAGGCTTCCCATTCGCAACCTTACAGCCATCCCAGGGCTAATCAACCTGGAGAAGTGCCATATCAGCAGGGTCCAGCTCCATCAACTCAAGGATATGGTGCTAGTATGCCGCAGCAGCAGCAGCAATTCCCCTATGCATCCAGTGGGCAAATGCAACAAACTTACCCTGCATATGGATCCACCGCTACCGCCGATGGATACAATCACCCACAAGCTGCTCCAGCTTGTGGTCCTGGGTATCCTCAGCAGAGTGCCCAGCCTGTTCCTGGATATGGTCAGCCTGTACCACAACAACCTCCTGCTTATGCCCAAGCAGCCCCTGCTGGAGGTTACAGTTCCTACCCTTCACAGCCCGCTTACACTGAACAGCAGGCGACAAATAGTGCAGGCTATGGTTATCAGGCACCAGTTGACCAAACTTACAGTGGTGCTCAGGCTTCAACTACTTATAGCGCACCATATACTGGACAACAAGCCTATGCTCAACCAGCTCCAGTTCCTGCTGCAGCCCCGGCTCAGCCTGGTTATGATCAATCCATGGCTCAATCAGGTGGTTATGCAACTGTACCTGCTGCTGCTGGTTACGTGAAGAGTGTCTCGCCCCAGCCTGGTTATGCACAGTATGATGCTAATCAGATGTATGGTGCCCCAAGGTGAACTTGTTATCTGATGAAATTGTTTCAGGGAATGTGTTCCGGTGTTCTTGTTCACAACTAGGCTGTTAGTTCGTATTAGTTTGaatttcagatcattttcattGCACATGGAATATTTTATTAGTGCAATGTGTACTTTGTTTTTGCTTTGTCAGCATCATACGCGCCTAATCATAAATGCTAAGAATTTATGGGAAGTCTGTATTTTCTGCTTTACAAATTTTTTGTAGGCATATGGAACTCTTGTGCTAGTTGTAGAAATGTATTTTCAAAGTCTTGCGCTGGTAGATTTTCAAATCTGTTGTTGACAATTTCAGCTTAATGAGTGACGAAGATGAGAGATATTAGCAGGTGATGATCGATGCTCAATGCTTCATCTATAGCTATTTTTGTGCAAATATCAAACATAAAATTTAAGCTATTTTTGTAGTTATCTTTAAGGAATAGGGTGAGAATGACCGTTGATTTCCTCCCCCGAGTGCAATTTCACCTTATGATTGTGTTTACAAAATTGGGTCCTTGAAAAGTGTTTATATTGGTTGAAAATGAGTATTTGAAAGTTATATATGCAGTGTACCTTTTTCAAGTCTAGCGTGCCATTATTTTTCTAAAAGCAGTTTAATTCTGTCTTATAGGGAAATAGGCAAAACGTGAGATTAAGTTGTATTTGTAATTACGATAACTTTGTAGTCTAATACCATGTTAATTTACCCCCAGAAAAAAAGGAAATATAGTAGTAGGAAGAAAACTGGTTTGATGTGTACTAAACTAGCATGGCACTGCAGATTTGAGGTTGAACGATCTTCGGCGGCACTCGCAAGAAGTTGTGCGAATTCATTAAGTTCTAGTGACGCTAAAATTTTAGCGATTCCAAATTGTAACTTTCTCAAATGACATTAATCATGTCAACACTCCCCATTCTTTGTTGAAATAGGTTAAGTGTTTACTAATGATTGTTATTAACCAAATCTAGAATGTTGGAATGAAGAGCATGGGAGGTAACTAGTCATAAGAAGAGTGGAAGCGAGCGCAATCAAAATCAAGGCGGGAGACATTTCCATCATCCCTTAAGAAGTGTTGTGGTCGAGTATACACTGCTACCAAATTTTTACGACAATGGAGAATCCTCAATACATAACGGTCTTCGTTTGTTCGGTTAATTTTTGTATGTCTTGTTCCTGTTTTTGTAGAATAtatatgcacttcaaaagaactAGCGGTTTGATTCTCACTCTTAGCCTCATTCTTTTCGCTCTAAAAAACACTAGATTTATATACTATTCCAAGTTTTGAAATGTTAGTGAAGGTATATTGTAGTGTCACAAAAGCTTCATCTACATCTACATCTACATCTACATGCATAGGCCAGACAACCAACCAAACATCCTGCAAGCTGGTACAATtatcttttgagagtgatgaaaAGGGCAAGAGTAGGAAGAGAGTATGctgataaaaatatttttggagtagAGAACTAAATGCACGAGACATTCTCAAATTCCAAAGAGATTCCAAGAATGTATTTTGTGTTGACAATGAAGCTTTCACTGGACGTTCCATGATTTCTTATGACATTAACAATCTTCATCCACAAGAATAGTTGATTCATTGCCAACTCCAAAGTCAATTAATGATGCCATATCATCATCAAGCAGAGTTGGGAATGGGGAACCCTGGGAAGTCCAAAAAGAAGATTCTAAACATAAAATTCTCAAAATCTTAAACACTGATAAATCATGCAGTGACTATAAGCAAAATATAGAGAAGATTGGTTGTGGAAATTTACGATTATCTGTTAAAGTAATTATTGTACATCTCATGACAACAGTGACTAATGTGACCATTTTATTAGCATACGTACCTCTTCCCGAAGAAATAACTTTGGCTTAATAGATTTTATCTTGAAGAAACTCTCACAAAGGATTTTCAGCTTGCCCACCTGAATGGAGCAGAGATAAGTAGAAAGCTTTAAACCAGTCTAGTAAAGGAAAAAGATCATACCGTAGTTGTCGCAGGCAGCTTTTTAGTCAATGGGGCCTTTTCACCAATTGATGCTGCAACACACTTCAGAGTAATAGCTGCAGAAGGCGAGCATGAGCGGTAAGATCATTTTCATGGATCCGATTAGGATCTAAATTTGGCAAAGTTTAGAGTTGACAGTCAATACAAATGAGCCCTGATGCCATTTTTTGTGGACCCGTAGCTCCACTTGCAGCCTTTTGATCCTCAATTCCGTGAAAAGATTTCAGCTCTGCAAATCTGCACCAATTAACACATACTTAAGAGTGCTAGATAGGGCTCCTACTTAATACTCTGAGTTGCTTGAGAAACAGAAGGTCACTAAAGTAAATGTAGTATTCAAATATATGCGAGTAAATAGAAAATAGAGAATAGGTTGAGGTATTTATTTCCAATGTAGGTACTGCAAATTTTTCAAACATCCTCTAAACAATCAGTACCAACGACACAAGCTAACATTTGCCCAAGCCAAAGACAAAATATACCAAGTATTGGCTTATATACTAGCCTCatcaaaaatattttgaagatataTGTTACGtactaaataaaataaatacctgGGGTGGAGCTTCTTAATTTCCTCTGCATTATCATGGCTTTTAGACATGACCAATCTGACATACCTGCAGAAGGATTTGAAAATCTATTTATCTGAACAATGACTGGACTAGAATCAAGTAAAGTGCCTCAAGTTAGTGTATTTTTCGAAGAATCAATCAGCAACAACATAAACAACACTAGCCTCATCCAGCAATGCTTTGCAAatggaaaaggaaaaacaaaagttAACAACATCACAATAACCAACAAATAATATGCCTCAAGAGTTGCGGAGTTTAAACAAAACACATAAATATACTGCCTTGGATGAGGCAATTGCTTTAACTTTCAACTATCTCATCAGACGGTCCAATGTATAACAGCTACCTAGACTTCTCAAAGAACAGCTGATGCAGGTTtaagagacatagagaataagaACTTTCATTTAGTTTTTGGCTTACTGTTTAGAAGTTTTCGTAATTCTCTTCAGTAAATATCTCAAATAAGGCTTACACTTTAATATGCACATAGACTGAACACATTTTCGGTATATTTTGAGGACTCAGCAATATATTTCCCCTACGCCCCTCCgataaaaaagggaacaaaaaaggacagaaaaagaaagaggaacTAAAATAGGTGATTAAATTTACAAGTACAGGTGCCACCTTTCCACTAATGAtttaacaaaaatttagttaaaGCATGGTTCTCAACAATAAACCAGCTACATAATGGATTTAAGATTATTCATCAAACGATAGAAGTGAAGCTAAAGAAGATGATCTGAAACTAAGTTTAAGATAAGAAAACAGCCAGCGAGAAAGGTAACTAATTGAAGTAAGATTTTTAGAGGCATAGGTAAATAATAATATGATCTAGATGTAATCACTCTTGAGTTCATTGGGACATGCTACATCAGAAAGAGAGAAAATACCGAATTTCAGAATCCTTCCTCTCTCGAGGACTAACCTGAAAGAAAAAGAAGGCATGAAAAACTTGAGCAACTTCAAATGCTTGCAAAAATGAATCAGTAGAATATGAAGAATTTACCTGGCTTCCGTTTAAAGTTTCAACTTTAGCAAGGCGAGCAATCAAAACAAACCGGGGCACACCACCTTTCCCTGGATCTGCTATAGGATTCTCAGAAAGCCTTATATCCTACCAAAAGTTTGACCAAATAACATGAATTTGAAACAAGATTCTGAAGTTTGTAGCGAGTTACATTTTCTAGGTGCTATACTTTTATAGTTAGCAGGCAAGTAATTTTTTGGATTACAGTTAGCAATCCCTTGGTTTTTAATGACATAAGAACTTCGACAACAGAAGGCAATAATGGGACTTCATTTTCTTCCTTACGGGGTGATAAGAATTGTACATACCCACCCCCTTCTGACTATGTCACATTAGTTCTTCCCGTATGTTATATCAAGCAGACCAAT
Encoded proteins:
- the LOC104100955 gene encoding uncharacterized protein isoform X2, which gives rise to MAEEEVMVEATTTSGPVPSDHHKRKLEDLEPEEVGSDSKPETESDSVQKAADEEDLDGSEAKRPRLEDNKANGLAQNGYEEKIEEEPKEDDNVQLLDAEKNDTHPEVSQEVATEAPESVSEQPADADQQTGDVEHFDAEKISEAEKSSQVDEPSKGDIQEPDVEKSTQVGEPSKGEGDIQEPDAEKSTQVDEPSKDDIQEPSAEAPETEGVQLDQEHPASDDQTITRKMEVPNNKVGVLIGKSGDTIRYLQYNSGAKIQIMRDADTDPHAATRPVELIGTLENINKAEKLIKDVIAEADAGGSPALVARGFGTVQAVVGEQIEIQVPNEKVGLIIGKGGETIKSLQTRSGARIQLVPLPSDGKESKERTVRVTGDKKQIDMAREMIKEVMSQPVRPSTQSSGYGQQAFRPRGGAAPPQWGPRGGHPGQFPGYDYHQRGQYSSRSPQYPPPAYGNYPPQQAPRGGFGQGWEQRPPASMQGPQSQANYNYGQAHGPDYGQSYPHHQAQHGQGYGHGYTDVKYDHQMAPQNQYGGHGTSQPTSYPQSGAHPSYGTQEQYGKPPSYGMHPQASHSQPYSHPRANQPGEVPYQQGPAPSTQGYGASMPQQQQQFPYASSGQMQQTYPAYGSTATADGYNHPQAAPACGPGYPQQSAQPVPGYGQPVPQQPPAYAQAAPAGGYSSYPSQPAYTEQQATNSAGYGYQAPVDQTYSGAQASTTYSAPYTGQQAYAQPAPVPAAAPAQPGYDQSMAQSGGYATVPAAAGYVKSVSPQPGYAQYDANQMYGAPR
- the LOC104100955 gene encoding uncharacterized protein isoform X1; this translates as MAEEEVMVEATTTSGPVPSDHHKRKLEDLEPEEVGSDSKPETESDSVQKAADEEDLDGSEAKRPRLEDNKANGLAAQNGYEEKIEEEPKEDDNVQLLDAEKNDTHPEVSQEVATEAPESVSEQPADADQQTGDVEHFDAEKISEAEKSSQVDEPSKGDIQEPDVEKSTQVGEPSKGEGDIQEPDAEKSTQVDEPSKDDIQEPSAEAPETEGVQLDQEHPASDDQTITRKMEVPNNKVGVLIGKSGDTIRYLQYNSGAKIQIMRDADTDPHAATRPVELIGTLENINKAEKLIKDVIAEADAGGSPALVARGFGTVQAVVGEQIEIQVPNEKVGLIIGKGGETIKSLQTRSGARIQLVPLPSDGKESKERTVRVTGDKKQIDMAREMIKEVMSQPVRPSTQSSGYGQQAFRPRGGAAPPQWGPRGGHPGQFPGYDYHQRGQYSSRSPQYPPPAYGNYPPQQAPRGGFGQGWEQRPPASMQGPQSQANYNYGQAHGPDYGQSYPHHQAQHGQGYGHGYTDVKYDHQMAPQNQYGGHGTSQPTSYPQSGAHPSYGTQEQYGKPPSYGMHPQASHSQPYSHPRANQPGEVPYQQGPAPSTQGYGASMPQQQQQFPYASSGQMQQTYPAYGSTATADGYNHPQAAPACGPGYPQQSAQPVPGYGQPVPQQPPAYAQAAPAGGYSSYPSQPAYTEQQATNSAGYGYQAPVDQTYSGAQASTTYSAPYTGQQAYAQPAPVPAAAPAQPGYDQSMAQSGGYATVPAAAGYVKSVSPQPGYAQYDANQMYGAPR